A section of the Clostridium omnivorum genome encodes:
- a CDS encoding radical SAM protein: MLKLLEECRLCPRNCSINRLEGNLGFCKSGSAVKVARVSLHKWEEPCISGTAGSGTVFFSECNLKCVFCQNHCISHEGIGKEISIERLSEIFLEQQGRGAHNINLVTPTHFVPQIIEAIKLARKNGLILPIAYNSNGYENLETIQALKGYIDIYMPDLKYFNDKYAIKYSNAPNYFKVASKAIEEMVSQINETIIGEDGIMKRGVIIRHLMLPGLLFDSKKVIDYIYEIFGDKVYISLMNQYTPVNNLENYPEINKPLNQGHYDSLIDYCLSLGVKNAFIQEGGTVSESFIPDFDLSGV; the protein is encoded by the coding sequence ATGCTTAAGCTACTTGAAGAATGTAGATTATGTCCAAGGAATTGTTCTATAAATAGACTAGAAGGAAATTTAGGTTTTTGTAAATCTGGCTCAGCAGTCAAAGTAGCCAGAGTATCTCTTCACAAGTGGGAAGAGCCTTGCATTTCTGGAACTGCTGGTTCGGGTACAGTATTTTTCTCAGAGTGCAACTTGAAATGTGTTTTTTGTCAAAATCACTGTATAAGTCATGAAGGTATAGGAAAAGAAATATCCATTGAAAGATTAAGTGAAATATTTCTAGAACAGCAAGGTAGAGGTGCACATAACATAAACCTAGTAACCCCTACTCACTTCGTTCCTCAAATCATTGAAGCAATAAAGCTTGCAAGGAAAAACGGTCTTATTCTTCCTATTGCGTATAATAGCAATGGATATGAGAATTTAGAAACTATTCAAGCACTTAAGGGATATATTGATATATATATGCCTGATTTAAAGTACTTTAACGATAAATATGCCATAAAATATTCAAATGCTCCAAACTATTTTAAAGTAGCTTCAAAGGCAATTGAAGAAATGGTCTCTCAAATAAATGAAACAATTATAGGTGAGGACGGCATTATGAAAAGGGGTGTAATTATTCGCCACTTAATGCTACCTGGTCTCCTATTTGATTCCAAAAAGGTAATTGATTATATCTATGAAATCTTTGGAGATAAGGTCTATATTAGTCTTATGAATCAATATACTCCAGTGAACAATCTAGAAAATTATCCAGAAATAAATAAGCCCTTAAATCAAGGTCACTATGATAGCTTAATTGACTACTGCCTTTCATTAGGTGTAAAAAATGCTTTTATACAAGAAGGGGGCACAGTATCGGAAAGCTTTATCCCCGATTTTGATTTAAGTGGTGTATAA
- a CDS encoding heme NO-binding domain-containing protein, translating to MKGTVVATWMKTCRKLYGNSVVDSAMESGGWNSEKIFTPIENVDDEKIKRVIETIAKNQSMDVKDLWRSIGNNNIKSFHEDYPAFFDHENLYSFLRSMYDVHIVMTQRFPGAVPPLVVVEPISSKEAIFTYKSKRGMFDYFLGMLDGSCEAFNEKVGISEVERTSDTLKLKLIFEKDIYYKKTYKINKLLSLGFIKSFGLKIAVFTFIISFIGMIALSGGFSNIIKSVIGAIIPALAAYFASSMLVRPKAIIEDSISKLGTSNYVENGEIVTGDFFEDIFKALNDYKKTIRADFVGFKGVTDEMGTFTSKIDVISETMNHTSEDISGVVEQLADCAISQAEDTERAASILHDNIKALREIVSNENTNKNELEKAIDKINNSYDNIEGTSKNILNTLEKFQQVKNKGNQLQDKAKDITNIVSIVSGISEQTNLLALNASIEAARAGEAGRGFSVVAEEVRKLAEQSKSAVEEINANLAQFVNDIKELVNKIDDQYDVLQGETSNLENVRNISYEATTSVRIVAESTIKTINELNKETNSISEINDTIESLAALAEENSASSEEVSASVSNYTNELKKLIDNIHEFKNITENFKKDLNKYKI from the coding sequence ATGAAAGGTACTGTTGTAGCTACGTGGATGAAGACGTGCAGAAAACTATATGGAAACAGTGTAGTAGATTCAGCTATGGAATCAGGGGGGTGGAATAGTGAAAAGATATTCACTCCAATTGAAAATGTTGATGATGAGAAAATAAAAAGAGTTATTGAGACAATTGCAAAAAATCAAAGTATGGATGTTAAGGATTTATGGAGAAGTATAGGAAATAATAATATAAAATCTTTCCATGAAGATTATCCAGCATTCTTCGACCATGAGAATCTTTATTCTTTTTTAAGGTCTATGTATGATGTGCATATTGTAATGACTCAAAGGTTTCCAGGAGCTGTTCCACCATTAGTTGTAGTTGAGCCTATTTCATCAAAAGAGGCTATTTTCACTTATAAATCTAAACGCGGAATGTTTGATTACTTTTTAGGTATGTTAGATGGAAGCTGTGAGGCTTTCAATGAAAAAGTAGGTATTTCAGAAGTTGAGAGGACTAGTGATACTTTAAAATTAAAGCTTATTTTTGAAAAGGACATATACTATAAGAAGACTTATAAAATTAATAAGCTGCTTTCCTTAGGTTTTATTAAAAGCTTTGGACTTAAGATAGCAGTATTCACCTTTATCATTTCATTTATTGGAATGATAGCACTATCAGGTGGATTTAGTAACATTATAAAATCAGTGATTGGTGCTATAATACCTGCTTTGGCTGCTTATTTTGCTTCTAGTATGCTTGTAAGACCAAAGGCAATAATAGAAGATAGCATATCAAAACTTGGGACAAGCAATTATGTTGAAAATGGAGAGATTGTTACTGGTGATTTCTTTGAGGATATTTTTAAAGCTTTAAATGATTATAAAAAAACAATAAGAGCAGATTTTGTTGGTTTCAAGGGCGTAACAGATGAGATGGGTACATTTACATCAAAAATAGATGTAATATCAGAAACCATGAATCATACCTCTGAAGATATTTCAGGAGTTGTTGAACAATTAGCTGACTGTGCAATAAGCCAAGCTGAAGATACAGAAAGAGCAGCATCTATACTGCATGATAATATAAAAGCTCTAAGAGAGATAGTAAGCAATGAAAATACAAATAAGAATGAACTTGAAAAAGCTATTGATAAAATAAACAATAGTTATGATAATATTGAAGGAACTAGCAAAAATATCTTAAATACTCTTGAGAAGTTCCAGCAGGTTAAAAATAAAGGAAATCAGCTTCAGGATAAGGCTAAAGACATTACTAATATAGTTTCTATAGTTTCTGGAATATCAGAGCAAACCAATTTACTTGCTCTAAATGCGTCCATTGAGGCAGCTAGAGCAGGAGAGGCTGGAAGAGGTTTTTCTGTAGTTGCAGAGGAAGTTAGAAAATTGGCAGAGCAATCTAAAAGTGCAGTAGAAGAGATTAATGCAAACTTAGCTCAATTTGTTAATGATATCAAAGAGCTTGTTAATAAGATTGATGATCAGTATGATGTACTTCAAGGTGAGACAAGTAATCTAGAAAATGTGAGAAACATTAGCTACGAAGCTACTACTTCAGTAAGAATAGTTGCTGAGTCTACAATTAAAACCATAAATGAACTTAACAAAGAAACTAATTCAATATCAGAAATAAATGATACTATAGAATCCCTTGCTGCACTAGCAGAAGAGAATTCGGCTTCATCTGAAGAAGTTAGTGCAAGTGTTTCAAATTATACTAATGAGCTTAAAAAGCTAATTGATAACATTCATGAATTTAAGAATATCACTGAGAACTTTAAAAAGGACCTTAACAAGTATAAGATATAG
- a CDS encoding SpoIID/LytB domain-containing protein has protein sequence MKRNLILIGAILILILTYVFFPRSVEQGVLVNSDSTYSTIYVDGKLKKFRGASDFPKLSVLDFKYNLIKAYSFKCLTPLTERIMTKEASTYDLEKSGKASLSAKANFYKIDASNSINPAAAKDVIVGKSNVKYVKNSKGELKTFLIYPMDFSKMRVAISTTNFSSFYHKKTEIKCEAPAKLYSKRDNFSIDLPKDSLVVIEPSESKLNVTVNNKTNSYSNRVYLSGDSLKVENIVRGIPSFIPTYSGTLEFTNISQSICMINEVDLEEYLRKVVPSEMPLSGGIEALKCQAVAARTYAISDMLLNRFSKLGFYVDDSTQSQVYNNIATQTLSDQAVNATKGQILTYKGSPIDAKYYSTSSGTGVNYNDIWFNADGSSEDRPYLVTNNYLTPKKELPNTEAGWLKYYKDNNVAALDSNYPYFRWRVEFSNQGITNTINKSLKTIYSKKKDFITIKQNSKELSEPIELKELKEVKITKRSEGGNALEVSFIFSNAELYVKGDSSIRSILKCNSEYSNEATTLYRHKGDQLTNVTFLPSSFFSVEKSNDKFTIYGGGYGHGVGMSQYGAIELSKKGTKYTDILNTFYKGVKLDKLY, from the coding sequence ATGAAACGAAACTTAATATTAATAGGTGCAATCCTAATATTAATTCTTACCTATGTCTTCTTTCCTAGAAGTGTAGAGCAGGGGGTTTTAGTAAACTCTGATTCAACCTATTCAACAATTTATGTAGATGGAAAGCTGAAAAAATTCAGAGGCGCTTCTGACTTCCCTAAGTTGTCTGTATTAGATTTCAAATACAATTTAATTAAAGCATACAGTTTTAAATGCCTTACTCCTCTAACAGAAAGGATTATGACTAAAGAAGCAAGCACTTATGATTTAGAAAAGTCAGGCAAAGCTTCTTTGTCAGCAAAGGCTAATTTTTATAAGATAGATGCGTCTAATTCTATAAATCCTGCAGCTGCTAAGGATGTTATTGTTGGTAAAAGTAATGTTAAGTATGTTAAAAACTCCAAGGGTGAACTAAAGACATTTTTAATATATCCTATGGATTTTTCAAAAATGAGAGTTGCCATTTCTACTACAAATTTTTCATCCTTCTATCATAAGAAAACGGAAATAAAATGTGAAGCTCCTGCTAAGCTTTATAGTAAAAGAGATAATTTTTCCATAGACTTGCCTAAAGATTCGCTTGTTGTAATTGAGCCAAGTGAAAGCAAGCTTAATGTGACAGTGAACAATAAGACTAACTCCTACAGCAATAGGGTTTATCTAAGTGGAGATTCCTTAAAAGTAGAAAATATAGTTAGGGGGATACCATCCTTCATTCCTACCTATAGCGGCACTCTGGAATTTACCAATATATCGCAGTCAATATGTATGATAAATGAGGTTGATTTAGAGGAATATCTAAGAAAGGTAGTACCTTCTGAGATGCCTCTATCTGGTGGTATAGAAGCACTTAAATGTCAGGCTGTAGCTGCTCGAACTTATGCTATTTCTGACATGCTCCTTAACAGATTCTCAAAACTTGGTTTTTATGTAGATGACAGCACCCAAAGCCAAGTTTATAATAACATCGCTACCCAAACCTTGTCTGATCAAGCTGTAAATGCTACAAAAGGACAAATATTAACTTATAAAGGTTCACCAATTGATGCTAAATATTACTCTACCTCAAGTGGAACTGGGGTAAATTATAACGATATATGGTTTAATGCTGATGGAAGTAGTGAAGATAGACCTTATCTTGTGACTAACAATTACCTTACCCCTAAAAAAGAACTGCCCAACACTGAGGCTGGTTGGTTAAAATATTATAAGGATAATAATGTTGCTGCCCTGGATAGCAACTATCCTTATTTTAGATGGAGAGTAGAATTTTCAAATCAAGGCATAACAAATACTATAAATAAATCATTAAAAACTATTTATAGCAAGAAAAAAGACTTTATAACAATAAAGCAAAATTCTAAGGAATTAAGTGAGCCTATAGAATTAAAGGAGTTAAAAGAGGTAAAAATCACAAAGAGAAGTGAAGGTGGAAATGCACTAGAGGTATCATTTATCTTTAGTAATGCAGAATTATACGTTAAAGGAGATTCCAGCATTAGAAGCATTTTAAAATGCAATTCTGAATATAGTAATGAAGCCACTACTTTGTATAGACACAAAGGTGATCAATTGACTAATGTTACTTTTTTACCATCCTCTTTTTTCTCAGTAGAAAAAAGTAATGATAAATTCACTATATATGGCGGTGGCTATGGTCATGGGGTTGGCATGAGTCAATATGGTGCAATCGAACTCTCTAAAAAGGGAACAAAGTATACTGATATACTTAATACCTTCTACAAAGGTGTTAAGCTAGATAAACTATATTAA